The sequence below is a genomic window from Silene latifolia isolate original U9 population chromosome 7, ASM4854445v1, whole genome shotgun sequence.
GTAGTTAATGCTATACCTTTTGCCCGCAGAGCAGGAAAGAAATCTGTTCCTCCATAAGTTTCTTGATTGTCTGAATATAGAATGGCAAGACCCACATGCTGGAGATTCATTCCCTTCTCAGCCATGGCCTGGAGTTGCATTTAGTTCTGCTCTTCAAATTGCGGCTACTGTTTGCAAGAATCTTCGTAATCATAACCTTCTTCATAACTTGTATAAAAACCGAAAAGTTCTTGACTTCTTGTATTGTAGGCCTAATATACTAATATCTTCATGTGTAGGGTCATTGTTGGGTCATGCAGAGTCTTTAATTCCCACTTTTCTTAATGAAGAAGATGTGCAGCTGTTCAGGTAATGCATGGATAAGTTATACCTGTGTTCAAGTTATTTATACTCTTTAATTCCCTCTACTGTTTTTTCGACTTTCTTTCTACTACTTGTTTTATCCGCAGAGTTTGTATGCTTAAAGTTTGTTGAGACTTGCGAGGATAAAACTTTGACGCATTCTCATAAAGTTGCTGCTGTGTAAAACTGATTTGATTGTAGATTGGGTTATCATTTCAGTTATTTCGAACTCATTCTCTTGAGAATTGTGATTTTCTGTTAGATTTTTTCTCTATGTATGGTTTAACCATTGATTTGATTAGAGAGGCAAACATGATGGAAATTTAGTTTAAAAAAGCGCGCCTGAGGCGTCAGCCAGGTCGCATCAAACACCGTGAGGCGCATGGGATACAAAAGGCGCACCTAAGGCGCATGAGACACAACCAAGGCGCACAAGGCGCAACTAGTGAGGCGCACCAAGGCGCACACGAGGTGCATTAGTGTGCAATTCCATATTTTTTTCCAAATTCTTTTATTTTACCCTTGTTTTCTCCCCCTTATCCTTAATTTTCACTTTTAAAGTACATGTTCGCCCTCTTTAAAACAAAAAAGGGATAATTTTCGCACAAAATTTGATTGTAAAATATGGATGTTCTTCTGATTTAGTGTGCAAAAAGCGTGCGCCTTCGCCTCGCGCCTTGCGCCTCAGCCCCTTGGGACCCCATCGCCTCAGTGCGCCTTCTCAAACTAAATGGAATAGAATTGTCTTTGATCCTAGTTACCTACATTGTTCACGTGCCTTGTTAGCAATGTTGGTAAACCCAATGATGAAAGTTCCTGGTCCATTTATAAGGGAGAAAAGCCTGTTGCTCTATATGGTGAAGGTGCCACTTAAAGCTAGTTTCATGTGAGCATTAAGTCCCTATATCACTCCATATCACTTAGTTAGCACCAACGGACTCACCATAGAACAGTCTTTAGTTGCAAATAAGAACTCTATTTGTCAAGAACCATGAAATAGAACTTTCAGGATAGCAGACTTCTTCCTGATGGAAGAACATAGTTTGATTTTGATGATTAAATGCATGCATTGCAATTTGCAAGATAATTATGAGCATGCAATGGAAATGCTCCTCCTGCATTCCACAAGCTAGCACAGACAAACGTCCCTTCCAATGACCATTTCCAATCATACAACAGTGAGAGGACTAGTCTTCGGCAAATGGGTTTTCATAAATTTTGAACATGTTTAGGGTGATAAGCCTCAATGCTTGCATTCGTCTACATGATACTCTTTTTTGCATTTTATCACTAATGTCAGCCAATCAGGACTCTAAGCATCTTAGCAAGTTATAGTCCCAAGTCCCAACTTCCGAGCAGATGCTGTTCAGGGCTATCTCAATTATTTCAGAACTGTATTAATTTATTCGGCTTTGCTACAGTAGAAGCTAGAAAGCCATAATTGTGCATGCTCAGGCTTCTTATTTTGTGCTCTTCAGTTCTCGTTGGACATATGTCCAATCATTATAGCATTCTTTACATAATCTCCATCGTATACTAAAATTAGTAGTCTGTAATCCTAGTTCACCTATGCAATTGCAATTGGTTTGTGGAGATTACACTTTTTAGATGTGGTAAGCCGTAAGCACTAGGCAGTTGGTTTTGACTTGTACACATATTTAATTGTTTCAAGTACAGGTCTTCTACTGAGTACCTCATTCCTAAATTAAGTTGCAGGATGTCTATTTGTAGCTATAGTATTCTATTTGATGGACTATCTTTTTGCCAATATATGCTTGAAGTCTCTTATCGCTGTAGGGCTGTACCTGTTGTTTTCTCTTCTCGATTTGGACCAGTAGTTTGCAAGTTTTTGCATGGTTAAAACATCCACTTGATTGCGTATCGCCGTATTATAACTGTGGTTTGTGGGATAAGCATCTTTTTGTTAAGGTCGCTGTGAAGAGCGTTGTTTTCAAAACATGTTGGATTAACCCTTGATTAAATAAGTGGGAGACAAtgtaaccttgtttatttgtcatATCTCAGTTAAATGAAGCTATTTAGTGGTAGCTGTTGCTCGTGTATTTTGGGGTACTCTTCATATTAGGTTGAGTGAGAGTTGGCACTGTAAGATGTGGATCTAGTTGTACTGATTTAATTTTTTACGTTTGTAGCATGTTCTTTAGTGTAGCATTGCATATTGCTTGGTTCTAGGTTATTTGTTAGGACTGCCTTGTCTGGAATTATATCTTTTCCTTATTTTTCTAATTACAAATTTATAAAAGAAATCTATGTGCAAGTGTACAGTTACGCTCTTTAGCTTTATTAAAGGGCCTAATTTCTTCTGCAATGATTTGTCAGTGCAGCATTCGTCCTTGTCTGGCTACTTTAACATATTCACCTACTTGCCCGTAAATACTTTGTTTGATGCTGAATTATTAAGTTTCATGCACATGTCACTGATCTTTTGTCAAACATTGAACTGGATGTTAGATTAAGTGGAAGAGTGATCAAACAACATAAAAGAAATAAACCACAACTTAGATAAGAGGCTAATTCGATATGTTGTATTCATTGCAGGGTTTTCTTTACACAGGTGCAGTCACTCATTGGACCAGTTGATTTAGAAGTGAACCGAGCATGGGTAAATACGAATCTTCACTACAGAAAATGATTGTCTTATTGATGCACCCTAAACTGAGAGTTCAAAATGTAATGATTATCAAAGAGCAAATTAAATGCAATTGCACTTTGTTTAATTAAGTTTGCATAAGACAGCTTAGACTTTATTTTATAATATTTTCAAGTGAACCAAGACAAATATAATTATATAAACATAGGATATTCCCCAACTTCCAAGTTATACTTAGTTCTAAACATGTTTCCTGATTTGAATCTGAGAAGTTGCATTAAGGTTTGAGGGGTGAAATCTATTCTGAGATAGATAATCAATGTTATAACAGACTGTAGCATACTAGTATGTATAAACTTATCCAAGTTTGAGTGTGATATCATGCATAAGCCCATGTATTATGCTATGGAGTTTCGTGCGTAGTTATAAGCACACTTGCTGCTTAATCATAAAACGACACTATGTTATTCATTGTCAACAAGGAGAGGACCATCACGTTCTTGTAGTGTGATTGTATCAAGCAAGAGAGTTGTTCCTTGCCGTGTCTAGGTGAGTTAGAATAGTGTCTCCCCATTTCATAGACATTAAGATCTGCTCCTAAAAATCTATTTCACTATCAAAATATAGTTTATAAATTCATATAGTCTATTGGCCAAGTATTCATAACAATAAGCTATCTTATTGCAAAATTTAAGTTGAATCTAATTATCCAAGTATTAAGTATTCAGTTTGCTATTTGATTTTCATTACAGTTTGAACTCTCACctaatgtaaaagtttgatagtTATTGTTAAAGTGGGCATTTAAGGGGCCATCAAGTATCCCCCCAACTTCTTGTTTCTAACACTAAAACTGAATATTTGTAGGAAATAAACAATACTAGAGACTCTTCATCTCCTCTTCATGGAGGTAAAGAACTTGATCCAAAGTTCAGTAACATAATTTTGAAGGAAGGTATGTCAGAAAATTCTGCCTTCCCAGGAGTATGCAATCCTGATGCTAAACAAGAGCTTGTTGGTGACGCTGATGGTGTCATGCAAGATGTTAATAGATGTGAAGTGAAATTGTCTAAAAGTTCACGTGAGAGGGTAACGGAGGTTGAAAATGCAGAGACCAGTGGATCAGATTTGAGTTCTTCAAGAGGAAAGAACAAGAACCTTGTTGGTCAAGTTAGTAATGGTGAAGCAACAAAATCATGCGAGAATTCCCATAAAAGTAACATTCAAGGTAGTCAGGAGGATGAAAGAGTTGAATCGCTAAATTGTGAAGAGAAGCCGACAAGGAAACGCAAGCGACATATTATGAATGACATACAAGCATCCCTATTTGAAAGGGCGGTCCAAGAAGAACCTGATATACATAAAAATGCAGCTTCGCTACATGCATGGGCAGTCACTCTAAGTTGTCATGTGAGCAAACTGGCTGCGGagtttttcatttttattataAGTTTATTTAAGTGATGAATTAGTTCACCTTAATGTATTTCATTTCATTTGAAGAAGTGTGATGTGATTCTTGCAGGGTTCTGAAGTCACGTCTGCACAGCTGAAAAACTGGTGAGCTAGCTGTTCTTAACCCTACTTATATACGTACTTGTTGAATTGTGAAAAGAAAAAGTGCTGTTTGAAGTGTTTCTCCAAATAAGAAATCAGATATTTTCTGTTCTTGCTTCACTTGCTTTTCTTTGAAATTTACCTAACGCATTTTTTGTTAGAAATCTTCTTTCACTAGTTTCTCTTCCTTTGTTTGTTCAAAAGATTAAGAAGCTACCTGGTTAGCACGAGCGCAAGATTCGTGAGGGTAATAGACTAATAGTATGAGATGCGTACTCAACCCTTATCAATCTGATGTTGCCCTTAAGAGACTAGATACGAGGCTCTCATGACAAATGTAAAGGAACAACCAAAGTGCCTATGAAGCTTCTAGTACAATTTCTGTTGATTTTAATCCCCAGTTTTTTAAACATCTAAAGTTTCTACTATAAAGCTCACAATGtctcaaaaattgagtaatggctAGTCCGCCACTTGGACGTATACACACTAATTTCCCTACTAGTCTGGATAACATAGTTATGATGACTGGCGGCTGTTTCTTACTCCGGTTTTGCATACATCTGTTTTATAATATCCTTTGTATTAATCAAGGTGTTATGCTTCATGTAGCTTATCATAGTTTATCATGGTCTCATAGGTCCTTTTGAGAAATAGAGCTAATTACTGTCTGAACAAAGAAGGTGCTTTTCAATGTgtttcgaattttaagttgggggCACTTTTAACCATCTGTAATGAGTGATTGCTTAGCAGATTTTATGGTGTATCTACTTGTGTGGACATATCAGAGTGTAATTACAACAGTCATTCATTTGTGGTACTCATTTTTTTTGCGGATGGAGCGcttaaatccaaaaaaaattgctTAATAGTGCTTTGTGAGTTTGTGGGGAAGGTGAAATGACTAGTGGCACCGATAACTTGCTTAATGGTGCTTAGGGATTTGGGGAGGTAGGTGAAATGACTAGTAGCATCGTGGATGAAGATGTGATTTTATGCTATAAGTCATTGGCTATTGTCTTGGAACTTATCTATGGAGTTCTATTGTTGGCTATTGTCTTGGAACTTATTTATGGAGTTCTTCAGTGATTTGGTTTAGCCTTGGGTAAAATATTGCTGCTGTCCTAACAAAATGTTTTACTTTACGAATTAAATTTATAAAAGAACGGCCCTTACATATCCAACGTAAAGGAGAGTTTTTGTAACAACTGGTGCCATGCTCATCTGGTCTTTACTTAAGGGTGATTGAACTGTATGTGACTGGTGTCCGTCTTTCTGTGTGTATTGGCAATAATTTCGTTTCCGGCTGTGATgaatttgtttggaactctttaAACAGCTGCCTTGCTTGTATTAGCATTGAGCAGCCTGACGCCGTCTTGCACAATTATCTTTATGGGTCATTGAAAGATTGTCTATTTGTTTTTTTCTACCTACTTCCAACCCACCCCCATCATGCCATATAGGCAGGAGTCGTTGCGGCAATAGGGGCTAGGATACTCTTTTTATGCATAACCTTTCACTTCAatccatgtttagttatgatgACTTCTGTATGCTTGTTTCTTGCTAAACAGGTTGAATAACCGAAAAGCAAAGCTTTTACGAGCAGCAGCCAAGGATGGTCGTCTATCATCAGAGGATTCTCTTATATGTGACAAGCAAGATGGCTCAAAAACACGTCCGTTTTCTGAATTACCCCAAGGCTTAAAGGAAGACAGAAATCAAACAGCCACAGCCGTAACTTGTATAAGACCAAATATGAGCCAGAATGTTGAGATCACCCCAGAGAGCTCAGCTCAATTAAACCCTCAAAACTGCCAGGTTTCAAATACAAATAGTGCTAGATTGATGGCTGGGCAGGCGGTTACATTAACGGATCCTCAAGGTAAGGAAATCGCCAAAGGAACAGTTTTCCAGGTAGAAGGGGAATGGCATGGGTGCAATTTGGCTGATACTAGTAC
It includes:
- the LOC141592138 gene encoding nodulin homeobox isoform X4; its protein translation is MVFYVLIICSANKQGNHFSGAMPLLYAAIVACSMYLLTACISSQWNELAFVLHCHPKVDIFIDVAFGAVRRNFNFIQTNLSADDYTRYSNPSLAVERAVYFHCQQCEASLQFLQQMCQNKSFQERFLKNKELCGKGGVLRLVKAALNLNTPLILEGSCAVIAAFSRIKARVLSILLYLCEAESVSYLDEVASIPESLDLAKSVALEVVELLKTTLSNESKRPENYSGKTYPMGLLQLNALRLADIFSDDSNLRSYITIYFAEVLAAVLSIPYQQFLSSWCSSDLLLKEEDVSLDYEPFTMAGWVLDLSSPLDICNVEICESNFIPIGSTQASYAHQRTSLLVKVIANLHCFVPNICKEQERNLFLHKFLDCLNIEWQDPHAGDSFPSQPWPGVAFSSALQIAATVCKNLRSLLGHAESLIPTFLNEEDVQLFRVFFTQVQSLIGPVDLEVNRAWEINNTRDSSSPLHGGKELDPKFSNIILKEGMSENSAFPGVCNPDAKQELVGDADGVMQDVNRCEVKLSKSSRERVTEVENAETSGSDLSSSRGKNKNLVGQVSNGEATKSCENSHKSNIQGSQEDERVESLNCEEKPTRKRKRHIMNDIQASLFERAVQEEPDIHKNAASLHAWAVTLSCHGSEVTSAQLKNWLNNRKAKLLRAAAKDGRLSSEDSLICDKQDGSKTRPFSELPQGLKEDRNQTATAVTCIRPNMSQNVEITPESSAQLNPQNCQVSNTNSARLMAGQAVTLTDPQGKEIAKGTVFQVEGEWHGCNLADTSTCVVDITELKSDRIVRLPHPSIEGGATFEQAEVKVGNMRVLWDFGRIRTR